The stretch of DNA ctcacaaaacgtctgttggtatcgtcaaaagagtcatctaactcaagggtagggccctcactctccccattaaacaacttgtcaaattactctctccatctatccatgatctcctcatccttcactagcagtcgatctgtcacATCCTTAATgtatttgatttggttgatgtcccttgtcttccgctcgcggatcctagccatcctataaatgtcattctccccttctttcgtgcctagccgctgatacaggtcatcatacgccttaccctttgctgcactcacagctcgctttgcaaccctcttcgctaatttatagccctcgatgttggctgcactcttgtcaaggtggaggcgcttgaaacactccttctccttaatagctctttgcacctcgtcgttccaccaccaggtgtctttctcctcctgtttgcctcccctactcacgccaaacacctctgagaccaccttccgaacacatgttccATGCGGACAATGAACAAAAATATTGCCGGGTCACCATGCATAAGATGAAAGATAATGGAATGAATAAGAAGAAAACTGGTAACTCTGAAAAAGATGAAAGATAATGGAATGCATAAGAAGAAAACTGGTAACTCTGAAAAAGGTCTGTACCCAAACAAAATTCAAGTGAGCTTATGTTTGTCATGAGCGAAACGTGCAGTTACACCTAGAGCATAGTGGGTAGGTTCCATTAAGGAAAGACTTCACATTAATAACCCTCTGATACTCTATCAAGAAGTGAGGGAGAGCGAGAGAGGAAATTTAGCACTAGAAGGGCACTCACAAAGCATCCCGTCATCTTCATCACTTTCATCTCCTTCATTGGCCTACAACAATATGAAGATGTCTATGACTGTAGGCTTAGAAGAGGTacattaaaaacaaaaaaaaacttgactaTATTTCATACCCCATCAAAGTCATCATCCGAATCCCCCGAGGCTTCTGCAAGAAATTGCTTGTCAGGTATGAATGCATATAATGCAACATTTGTGAAGAAAACTAAAGCTGCATTATACAAGGTGTGCGACTCTAGCTACTGAAACAAAGGCATAATAACGGAAGGCTCCATATCCATGATAAGATAGCAGTTATGTAGCCAATGTATTTGACATTGAAACAACTACTACTTCAGATGAAAATTACAGGTAACGCTTAATTAGTCTGTCAAAAAACGCTCGTTTATTGTCATGCAATACATCAATGCTTAACGAAACTAAGAATATGGATTTGTTACTTGAAGCTTGGACACAACTATAGCATTAATGTGATGAAACATGAATCTGGCTGAAGTTTAATGAAACCAACATTGATActagaaatatatataaaaaagaacCTTAAAGAAGAAGGTCTGAATTTGTGACCCAAAATAAACTATTGTAGCTTGTTAATAAGTAGTTTAAAAATCAAGGATCTCACATCCACTCCCACAGCAAATTTTCCATAGAGAGAATACATATTTCATCAATGTGAACTACTTAATTGCAACATGGCTTTCTTTTTATAACACTCTAATAATGAATTCAGACTGCctccaggaaaaaaaaagtatgtATCTGTGCGTGTAGAGACACATACCAGACTCTTCATCCTCATCACACCATTTGTTCCAGTCAACTTTGATGTATGGATGCTTTTCCTCTGACTTCAGCAAGCGCTTCCACCaacctttcttttccttctggaTTGAACAGATTATGTTTCGCAAGCCCATCTTTGTCTTTGTTTTACTTCCCTATAGACCAAGCAGATTTATGGTTAGCCATTAACAATTCACATGAGATATTGACGATGTCTTTCACCAATACTGTCTTGCAACTCATTTGTTGACATGGAGCCTATTATGAAATCCAGAATAGCAACCAACAAGTACCTACCTCTGGCAGTATGGAATCAAAGAGCTCCAAAGTGAAGCTAAAAGGTTCCCCATGGGCAACAGCTGAGAAAGTAACGAGGCCCTTAGGTTCAGTCTTCAGCTCAACATCTTTTGCATCTGGCAATGAGATAGTCAAGTAAATCTTCTCGGAGCGCTGAGCCCACAAAACCTCAGGTTGGCGGCTGCATGCCAAAGAATAGACACCATGTCATACCAGGAAAGTACACTTCGAAAATGACATTAAAATTATGCTTATTCTAAAACTTCAATAGATTACAAGATTACAAGTATCACAGGTAACAAAAGAAATTGATAGAGGAAGGGACAGAGCGATTTTGGAGACAGACAATTAGAGTCtagtgccaaaaaaaaaagttcactaGAAACAAGAACACTGACATACATGATTCATCACAAAACAGATATGCAATGAACACTGCTTTCGACCTTTGTTCCACTCGTGCCATTTTAGGTGACAATAAATAATTACGTGTTACCAGCCAAATGCAAAATACAACTACTAGACAAATGCAAGTCAATTTAATTAACCGTAACCAAATGCATGTCCTGACAAACATGCCATGTGCAGACTGCAGAGCATTCTGCAGATGTCCGCGTGTTGCAGGATAAACTTGTGAACCCATTTCAATGTAACAGTAACTGCAAGAGCACTATTATATAAATGAAAAGTAAACAAAAGCATTCTAGAGCATCTACCAAACAAGCGCCCCCTTTATGCTGTTCTAAGATCAAGCAAACAACACATCCATTGCATAAGAAATTCCAATGGGATCCAATACCAGAGTCTGTGTTTGACAACAAATTACTGACGCCCTTAGTGCAAACACTCCCAGATACTGCAATCGATTACACAGCCAAAAGAAATTCTATTTCACCAACCCAAAGAATTCTTCTGATCCAACCAATCAAGCGTCCGATCAACCAACAGGTACACCGTACACAACCAACCCCACGGAGGTGACGCCTTATCAATCCCAATGCCAGGAGCCCAAGAACCGGAGCACCCCACCTCTCCAGTACTACTAGTACTAATGCGAACTCAGATCGCACCCAACCATTCCCCAACTCCTAATGAAAGAACAAACGCGACGGCTACTCcgttccaaaaaaaaaccctCGCCCATCCACTGGGCACGAAGCCACGACAACACCAGGGGCGAACAAACAGGAGAGGAGAAggcagggagggagggggatggAGTGACAcctcatggcggcggcggcggcgcggagtagGGTTCGCGCTTCGCGGATTGGTGTTGTGGAAAGCGAGGGTGCACGGcaggggggaggggaggagaggacgATGAAGCGCAGTGCGCCGCGGGTGCTGTTTTGTTTGCGCTTCGCCTGCTGTCGCAGCTTTATTTTCGGAGCGAAATTCCCGAAATGCCCCTACCCTTCGAGAGAATTCTTATTTTTGCACCCGCCTCTGCCATTTCTTCGTAGCATCGAGGCCTTGTtccttcaaaattctaaaattttacaaaaattttcgtcacatcgaatgttttaacgcatgtatgaagtattaaatgtaattaaacaaaataattaattacatagtttgtccATAATttgtgagatgaatcttttgagcctagttaacacataatagaaaaataattactaaatacaaacaaaagtgaTACCGTGCTTTATACCAAAAAAATCGCATctaagggcagtcccaacccaGACTCTACCATGGAGTCTAAGCCTCgtatttattgtgttttgctgatgtgacagtatatttatggaagagagatggagagaaatcaagactccaagttttatttagactccaagtcttcacacaaatcaagaatgaatgtgagagagacaagtgggttatataaactaaagtaacacattTTGCATTGGGAAGTATAATTTTTTGTGATAGAATCTTTAATGTTTAGACTCTATGAGTGGAGTCTGCATTGGGATTACCCTAAACAAGGCCCAAGGCCCCGTTTGAACCACTCCTATCACACCTATGATAAAAAAGAATCTTTtcatgcatggtgtactaaacgAATTTTAATTGCAAATTTTTTcacagatgggtgtaacttttcgcgacgaatctaatgacggtaattaattgatgattggctatagtaatactacagtaactaacctctaatcgtgcggtcaaaggccttattagattcgtctcgcgaagtagagtgagattgtggagttagttttataaattatctttatttagtaaccctaattattggtcaaagtttgcGATACTTTCTATTGcaaacaaaccaaacagggcccaatATACGTCTTACGTAGGAAGATAGCGGTTTCAATTTGCCTATAAAGGTACTAGGAAATACGCCTTCGAACAATGAAAACGGTGAGCACGGGCGGTCGTGCCTTAGCGGCGCAGCGCCGTTAATTTCCCATCGCGACAGCAATCAAGCAGTCTCCAATAGTAGCGTGCCACCTGTCACATTCCACGTCACAGGTCCACCGCGGCCCCACCTCCCGGTCTCTACTTCCCATCCCTTCAAATTTGATTCAATtcaaaaataacaaaactagagccctgtttggtttgtgctacACTAAAGTTTAGCACAATTAActactaattacggtgtcaaataaaatcaatttacaaaactaattctAGAATCTCTACGTTAGGAATCCTAAAGAATTTAATGAGATATTTGACCACATGAATAGaaaatagttactgtagcatcactgtagtcaatcatcaattaattatcatcattaaattcgtcacgaaaaattatatctatatctagaaaaattttataaatagactttatttaatattgtatgcatGCAAGATTTTGTTTTCGACAAGCGCGTTCGAATGGGGACAGTGCGGTCCAAACAAGGCCCAGAGAGGGGGCAAacgagaggaaaaaaaaaagaaggaagaaaCCCCCTCGCCTCACCTTCCTCGATCTCGAGTCTCGACGACACCGGCCGACGCGGCGATGGAatactccggcggcggcggtggcggcgcgacgcTGTCGGATATGTACCAGAgcgcgcggcggctgctgctctcGGCGCGCGACGGCGTGGCCCGCGTCGAGCGCCTCTCCTCGGCGCCCACCTCGTCCTCCTACTCCTCGGCGCCTCTCGTCGGTGGAGGCGCCCCGGGGGACCCTGCGGTCGCCGAGGAGGTGCGGCGGGAGGTGGCACAGATCCAGGGGCTCTGCGCGCAGATGGATCGGCTCTGGCGGTCCATCCCCGGCAAGGGCCAGCGGGACCTCTGGAAGAGGTGAGGATCTTCTCTGGATCCCTGATTCCTCTTAGCTGCTCAGTTATAATTTCTTGTGCCGATTGTGGATTGGTGTTGAGGTCATAGAGATCTCGCTGCGCTTGGGTTCTAGGTGTGCCGCAGATCACAGCTTCATCTTTCGAAACCTTGTCATAGTATTTGCTTGTTCAGTTGCTAGGACGTGAAGTTTTGTGTAAAGAGCGAGGAGTTGAACTTAATTTAATTTACAATGGCCTTAGGCATTTGTGTGGATTGTGGACGCAATACGGAATGTTTTGCTTGTACCTGTACACTGCTACTAGGTTGGCCTTAGGCGTTCAGATCTTTAGTTATGCATTGGGAAGTAATGAAAGAATTAACATGTTGAAACTGTTGTTAGTGTGTCTACTTCAGTGCTTTTCTTGACGAAAACCCAGATAGATAGGTTTTTATATTAAGATAATTCTGAAATTTTGTCTTGCATTGTATAACGTTTAACAGGGGCTGGATAAATGAACTAAGTATTGATGGGATACTGATACTCTCATTGGACCTCCCAGAACATATTTTCAATTTCCTGTGAGCCAGAGATTTTAATTGAATGGGCTTAATGAATAATGGGTGCCTCCCCAGAACATGCTTTTCTTTTATCACGAGCCAAGAATTTTAACTGGACTTTTCTTTCTAAGTACTGGGACAAAACAAAGTAATAAGTAGTGATTTTACACTATCATATTCATTAGTTTATTGTCAATTGTGAACTTGCTGCTGTAACTTAAGCTGATTTGGATGCAACCCATCAACTTGATCTGTTCTTAGTGCTATTAGACATGTAATTTAATGTTAATTTCAAAGGTTAATCAGCAAAAAGATATAGTGCTGCATCCTAATTTCATGGTTCATGTTAGGAAACTTTTTTTTACAAGAATTCTGATAAGCTATCATACAAGCAGATATGTATGATTTCATTTCCTACCCATTTCTAATAAGACGATGTGCTGCTTGACCTTTGAATTGTATTCCAATTACCATATCATGTAGTACTTTGCATGGATTTGGTGTTTGAAGTTTAAACTTTTCCACATTGGATCACAGGAAACTGTTCTTCCTTGTGTGCACTTCTTTAAGCCTTAATTTTTCCATTTGGGATTGCGATTTCTGCTTCCATTTAAAAAGATTAAGTTTCTAATACTCTTTCATTTAGTTCAAGAGTTTGCAATGGCAGAAAGGGAAAATCTAGTAGAAACAACTTGAAGAATATATGAAACTAATATGCTGAGGTCTGTGGAACTGTGGTGTGTGGCAGTGCTGCATGTGCTGTCCAAATTGTTCATGCCACTGCCCCTGAATTTCACAGAAATTGTGTTATCATTGGAACGGGAGTCTGTGTCCCACTGATATTCTAAGTTTGGAAGCTTGATTTCTTCAGGGAGGTTTTACATTTTCTGGTTGTGACGGAGAAACGCTGTAGGATATGCATTAGGCTGTGAAGTCCACTTCTCCCTGCTGCATGTATAAAGTTTAGTTCGTATAGTTGGTCGGACTAGGAATTCTGTAGATGTAGTTTTCCAAGTTCATAACACATTATTTTGTGTTGCCTTGGCAGAAAAGTAGAGCAGCTGTCTGAAGAGGTTGATTCACTGAAGGAGACCCTTGACAGGCATACTTTGCGTCAACAAAAGCGGATTCTGGAAGCAAAAGAAAGGGCAGAGCTGTTCGAGAGAGCTGTAAGAAATTCTTCAGCAAAGCTAGAATCATTTTATTTTCTGTATGATGATTTCAATTGATTAAAGAGTTGAAAATTCCTGTTGCAGAATGGTGAGTCCTCACATGTCCTTCGAATATTTGATGACGAAGCCCAGGCAATGCAGTCAGCTCGCAGCTCCTCACGTATGCTTGAAGAAGCTTACGATACAGGTGTCGCTATCCTTCACAAATATGCAGACCAAAGGGACCGACTTAAGGTAAAAAAAAAGTATCTTTGAAGAACAAAAGATTTCTGAGGCCACAATCAATCTACATTGCTTTTGATGCTCTAAGTTCTGCCTGCTAATATCCATTTTCACTGGACTGCAGAGTGCTCAAAGGAAAGCTTTGGATGTCCTGAACACTGTTGGTCTATCAAACTCTGTTTTGAAGCTTATCGAGAGGCGGCACCGCGTGGACAAATGGATCGCATATGCTGGCATGATCATAACCATAGTTGTGATGATTGCTTTTTGGCGGTTGACGCATTAGTGCTGCACTCTTTTATCTTTGGAGATATGGTATGTGCATATCAGGGAAATATGCCAGATACACAGATGGTGAGAGTTTTAGCTTGCTCTTGTTGGTCCTATGTATGCACCATTTTGGCCTGTTGATGGCCTCACAAGTGTAAAAGCAGATCCTTCACAGCATCGTTACCGGTCAACGCAAGCATCGGATGTGGCTTAAGTATTCAAATTCCTTCCTTGTATGCACACCACTGTGTAGCCATTGCTAAGACTTTCATGTAAGTGCCCGTGTTTGTGGCTAACGCAAAAGTACAGTGCCACTGTCTATTTCTGTACAAAACATTATTGTATTCATAGCATACGAGGTGGAACGAGGATTCATTCGTAGAGGTCAATCCGAAGTACGCACTGTATGAACTAGGAACTGAATAGAATAATCCTATTAAACCTTTAAGAAGAAAAACATAGAATAATCCGATGACGTTTTGGGCATCGACATTATTTTGAATATACAATTGTGACTAGTACCAAGTTTCATTATTAATATTAATATCAAACTAGAAAAAATACACTGCAATAAAA from Panicum virgatum strain AP13 chromosome 9K, P.virgatum_v5, whole genome shotgun sequence encodes:
- the LOC120650205 gene encoding co-chaperone protein p23-2-like isoform X2, giving the protein MSRQPEVLWAQRSEKIYLTISLPDAKDVELKTEPKGLVTFSAVAHGEPFSFTLELFDSILPEGSKTKTKMGLRNIICSIQKEKKGWWKRLLKSEEKHPYIKVDWNKWCDEDEESASGDSDDDFDGANEGDESDEDDGMLYLPDLEKLRGK
- the LOC120650205 gene encoding co-chaperone protein p23-2-like isoform X1: MSRQPEVLWAQRSEKIYLTISLPDAKDVELKTEPKGLVTFSAVAHGEPFSFTLELFDSILPEGSKTKTKMGLRNIICSIQKEKKGWWKRLLKSEEKHPYIKVDWNKWCDEDEESEASGDSDDDFDGANEGDESDEDDGMLYLPDLEKLRGK
- the LOC120650207 gene encoding membrin-11-like, whose amino-acid sequence is MEYSGGGGGGATLSDMYQSARRLLLSARDGVARVERLSSAPTSSSYSSAPLVGGGAPGDPAVAEEVRREVAQIQGLCAQMDRLWRSIPGKGQRDLWKRKVEQLSEEVDSLKETLDRHTLRQQKRILEAKERAELFERANGESSHVLRIFDDEAQAMQSARSSSRMLEEAYDTGVAILHKYADQRDRLKSAQRKALDVLNTVGLSNSVLKLIERRHRVDKWIAYAGMIITIVVMIAFWRLTH